One genomic region from Candidatus Endomicrobiellum trichonymphae encodes:
- a CDS encoding bifunctional 4-hydroxy-2-oxoglutarate aldolase/2-dehydro-3-deoxy-phosphogluconate aldolase produces the protein MNKLLNEISNIGIVPVVVLDESSHALSLAKALYAGGLECAEVTFRTAAAEESIKIISKKMPEMLVGAGTVLTVEQVDRAIAAGAKFIVSPGLNREIVKYCVDKNITIIPGCTTPSDIETALSLGLEVVKFFPAEAAGGINMIKAISAPYTSIKFMPTGGINIKNLNTYLSFNKVIACGGSWMVSKELLKSNNYEAVTKLAKEALCAMLGFEVQHVGINMPDAAGANKAASAFESLFGFTKQERSGSFFAGSDIEIMKQQFLGKNGHIAVSTNNAARAVYYLRRAGVVFNEGTASYDEAGNLRIIYIKEEIGNFAVHLLQKK, from the coding sequence ATGAATAAATTATTAAATGAAATTTCTAATATCGGTATAGTTCCGGTTGTCGTGCTTGATGAGAGCAGCCATGCTTTGTCCCTTGCAAAAGCGCTATATGCCGGCGGATTAGAATGCGCGGAGGTAACTTTCAGAACTGCTGCTGCAGAGGAATCGATAAAAATCATTTCTAAGAAAATGCCGGAGATGCTTGTCGGCGCAGGTACGGTTTTAACCGTAGAACAGGTTGACAGAGCAATTGCTGCCGGTGCTAAATTTATAGTAAGTCCGGGACTAAACCGCGAAATTGTAAAATACTGTGTTGATAAAAATATTACGATAATTCCGGGCTGCACAACGCCGAGCGATATAGAAACCGCTCTGAGCTTAGGACTTGAAGTCGTAAAATTTTTCCCGGCGGAAGCCGCCGGCGGAATTAATATGATTAAGGCTATATCCGCACCTTACACAAGTATAAAATTTATGCCGACAGGCGGAATTAATATAAAGAATTTGAACACATATCTATCATTTAATAAAGTTATTGCCTGCGGAGGCAGCTGGATGGTCAGTAAAGAACTGCTCAAAAGCAACAACTATGAAGCCGTTACAAAACTAGCCAAAGAGGCTCTGTGCGCCATGCTTGGTTTTGAAGTACAGCACGTGGGTATTAATATGCCGGATGCAGCCGGTGCAAATAAGGCAGCCAGCGCGTTTGAGAGTCTATTTGGGTTTACAAAACAGGAACGTTCCGGATCTTTCTTTGCCGGTTCCGACATAGAGATTATGAAACAACAGTTTTTAGGCAAAAACGGGCATATCGCAGTGAGTACAAATAATGCGGCACGCGCAGTATATTATTTGCGGAGAGCCGGCGTTGTATTTAATGAAGGAACTGCTTCATACGATGAAGCGGGGAATCTGCGCATTATATATATAAAAGAGGAAATTGGGAATTTTGCCGTTCATCTCCTTCAAAAAAAATAA
- the rplJ gene encoding 50S ribosomal protein L10, which yields MPNVKNQEIVKSLTEKFKDMEGLILTEYRGLTVEEISDLRLKLRPFGSEYVVVKNTLSKIAFNGTGIEACENFSGSTALVIESGDIISPAKVVVEFAKTHAKLKIKSGFLEGKFVNVAVVEQLAALPSKEVLIARMLGSMNATVTGFVNVLAANIRGLVTVLDAVAKKQAV from the coding sequence ATGCCGAATGTGAAAAATCAGGAAATTGTAAAAAGTTTAACTGAAAAATTTAAAGACATGGAAGGTTTGATATTAACAGAATACCGCGGTCTTACGGTGGAAGAGATTTCAGATCTTCGTTTGAAACTTCGCCCATTTGGCAGCGAATATGTTGTTGTTAAGAATACTTTGAGTAAAATAGCGTTTAATGGAACCGGCATTGAAGCATGTGAAAATTTTTCGGGATCTACGGCTCTTGTCATTGAAAGCGGAGATATTATATCTCCGGCAAAAGTCGTTGTGGAATTTGCAAAAACGCACGCAAAGTTGAAGATCAAATCAGGTTTTCTAGAAGGAAAGTTTGTCAACGTGGCAGTCGTTGAGCAGCTCGCGGCGCTTCCTTCAAAAGAAGTGCTTATCGCGAGAATGTTGGGCAGTATGAATGCTACTGTAACAGGTTTTGTGAATGTGTTGGCGGCAAATATCAGAGGGCTTGTAACGGTGTTGGATGCAGTAGCTAAAAAACAAGCGGTGTGA
- the rplL gene encoding 50S ribosomal protein L7/L12, which produces MAGLSKDQLIESISSMSVIELSELVKALEEKFGVSAAAAPAPAVVAGTSPAAATEEKTEFNVILGSVGTSKINVIKVVREVTGLGLKEAKDLVDGAPKTVKENVAKAEAEEIKKKFTEVGATVELK; this is translated from the coding sequence ATGGCAGGATTATCAAAAGACCAATTAATTGAATCAATCTCTTCAATGTCGGTTATCGAGCTTTCAGAGCTTGTAAAAGCATTAGAAGAAAAGTTTGGCGTATCAGCAGCAGCTGCACCGGCGCCGGCAGTCGTAGCAGGGACGTCACCGGCGGCAGCGACAGAAGAAAAGACAGAGTTTAATGTTATTCTTGGAAGCGTTGGTACGAGCAAAATAAATGTTATTAAAGTTGTAAGAGAAGTTACGGGGCTGGGGCTTAAAGAAGCAAAAGATCTTGTTGACGGTGCTCCCAAAACAGTAAAAGAAAATGTTGCAAAAGCCGAAGCTGAAGAAATAAAGAAAAAGTTTACCGAAGTGGGTGCAACTGTTGAACTTAAGTAA
- the rpoB gene encoding DNA-directed RNA polymerase subunit beta → MNKVNFGRIRIPIDPPPLLKMQKDSFSEFLQQNVAPEKRKLQGLESAFRDIFPLTNSDGNLVLEYVSYAFGEPKYSVEESITRDATYALPLKVKLRLICKKEDDIEKELSEQEVYFGDIPLMTDTATFIINGAERVVVSQIHRSPGVIFEEDEEKRVTVLGKPLYFARMIPYRGAWVEFEFDQNGILYVRIDRKRKIFVTTFLRSLGFRTDEEILNLFKEVKEVSLDAALTSLTGEYIAEDISDENTGEIIADTGRELQEDLIKKLWAKGFTKVTVFKDVSILLTLKKDTIKNQKEAINYIYKVLKTQEFVVQERAQVFLEELLFKSVRRYDLTKIGRYKILKKLAPIFKYYEKNFNLNIPPGTKRTLTKEDVVVTLKYLLMLYSGETEFTENGQTTKIVLDDIDHLGNRRVRSVGELLENQIRIGLVQMARTVREHMNNQDKFNVTPRSLINITQFIAQIRKFFGTSQLSQFMDQINPLAELTHKRRLSALGPGGLNRKRAGFEVRDVHHTHYGRVCPIETPEGPNIGLITSLSAFASVNPYGLIETPYKKVKNGRATDKIEYLTADKEDEFFVAQANTPLDDKGNILSDLVQGRKWDDFLFQSPAKVDYMDVSPMQVISISAALIPFLEHDDANRALMGCNMQRQAVPLLLAEVPLVSTGIEKKVAEDSGVVVVSDSDGEVVSVSSDEIMIYSQSKKIEVYELKKYLRSNQDTCINQKPLITLGDIVKKGQIIADGPATSDGQLSLGQNILVAYMPWDGYNFEDAMLLSEKLIQDDKFTSIHIREFKTEARETKERPEEITKDIPNVGAEDLLDLDEYGIIKVGSMVQRGDILVGKTAPKGEQQMTPEERLLRVLFGKKAEDVQDVSLRVPPGISGKVIGVRVFIRLEKITDKEKKKKQKEMYSVYEAAKAKLCKDKKEQLEIAKKSETAKIEAIYATKEEILRQNYESEKEKLKKGDDLPVSVNKTVKVYIAAKLKVQVGDKLAGRHGNKGVVARILPVEDMPHLPDGTPVDCVLSPLAIPSRMNVGQLLEIMLGWSGKELGVQMITPVFDGASEEQIKDYVEKAKAKILDKKKKLLIDHGLEGVELEESLSKFADESLPTSDCKIKLYDGRTGEPFMEKVTIGVMYVMKLNHLVEDKMHARSTGPYSLITRQPLGGKAQFGGQRFGEMEVWAIEGYGAAHILQEFLTVKSDDVEGRVKMYDSIIKGESISKPGVPESFKVLVSELKSLALNVELFNGKRQKDNHEKMKGVDKK, encoded by the coding sequence ATGAATAAAGTTAACTTTGGAAGAATTAGAATTCCGATAGATCCACCACCTCTTTTGAAAATGCAGAAAGATTCTTTTTCTGAATTTTTGCAGCAGAATGTTGCTCCTGAAAAAAGGAAGCTTCAAGGTCTTGAAAGTGCTTTCAGAGATATATTCCCCTTGACAAACTCCGATGGAAATCTTGTTTTGGAGTATGTTTCTTATGCTTTTGGCGAACCTAAATATTCTGTTGAGGAGTCCATTACCAGAGATGCTACCTATGCACTTCCTCTGAAAGTAAAGTTAAGACTTATATGTAAAAAAGAAGACGATATAGAGAAAGAACTTTCAGAGCAAGAAGTGTATTTCGGAGATATTCCCTTGATGACCGATACGGCTACGTTTATTATAAATGGAGCGGAGCGCGTCGTCGTAAGCCAGATTCACCGTTCTCCAGGAGTAATTTTTGAAGAAGATGAAGAAAAAAGAGTTACCGTTTTGGGCAAGCCTTTATACTTTGCAAGAATGATACCTTACAGAGGTGCATGGGTTGAGTTTGAATTTGATCAGAACGGTATTCTATATGTTAGAATTGACCGCAAAAGAAAAATATTTGTAACCACTTTCCTGCGTTCGCTGGGTTTCAGAACCGACGAAGAAATTTTAAATCTCTTTAAAGAGGTTAAAGAAGTATCGCTGGATGCGGCTCTGACTTCTCTTACGGGCGAATATATTGCCGAAGATATTTCCGACGAAAATACGGGTGAAATAATTGCGGATACCGGAAGAGAACTGCAAGAAGATCTTATAAAAAAACTTTGGGCAAAGGGTTTTACTAAAGTAACGGTTTTTAAAGATGTTTCAATTCTTTTGACCCTAAAGAAAGATACTATAAAAAACCAAAAAGAGGCTATTAATTACATATATAAAGTTTTAAAAACTCAAGAATTTGTTGTACAGGAAAGAGCACAGGTGTTTTTGGAAGAACTTCTCTTTAAATCCGTCCGAAGATACGATTTGACTAAAATCGGAAGATATAAAATATTAAAAAAACTTGCTCCAATTTTTAAATATTACGAAAAGAATTTTAATTTAAACATTCCTCCGGGAACTAAAAGAACTCTTACGAAAGAAGATGTAGTGGTGACGCTGAAATATCTTTTGATGCTTTATAGTGGAGAGACTGAATTTACCGAAAATGGACAGACTACTAAAATAGTTTTAGACGATATAGATCATTTAGGTAACAGACGCGTGAGATCGGTAGGAGAATTGCTGGAAAACCAGATAAGAATAGGACTTGTCCAGATGGCAAGGACTGTAAGAGAGCATATGAATAATCAGGACAAATTCAATGTTACTCCTAGATCTCTTATAAATATTACGCAGTTTATAGCCCAGATAAGAAAGTTTTTCGGAACTTCGCAGCTCTCGCAGTTTATGGACCAGATAAATCCTCTGGCAGAACTTACTCATAAGAGAAGACTTTCCGCTTTGGGCCCCGGTGGTTTGAATAGAAAAAGGGCAGGATTTGAGGTAAGAGATGTTCATCATACACATTACGGCAGAGTTTGCCCTATTGAGACGCCTGAAGGACCGAACATCGGGTTAATAACGTCTCTCTCGGCTTTTGCAAGTGTAAATCCTTATGGTTTAATAGAAACTCCTTATAAAAAAGTGAAAAACGGCAGGGCAACAGACAAAATTGAATATCTGACCGCGGATAAAGAAGATGAGTTCTTTGTTGCGCAGGCAAACACTCCTTTAGATGACAAAGGAAATATTTTGTCGGATTTGGTGCAAGGACGAAAATGGGATGATTTCTTATTTCAATCTCCCGCTAAGGTTGATTATATGGATGTTTCTCCTATGCAGGTGATATCCATTTCAGCCGCATTGATTCCTTTTTTGGAACACGATGATGCCAACCGTGCTTTGATGGGTTGCAATATGCAGCGGCAAGCAGTGCCGTTGCTGTTAGCGGAAGTCCCTTTGGTTTCAACCGGCATTGAAAAAAAAGTTGCAGAAGATTCAGGCGTGGTTGTAGTTTCAGACTCCGACGGCGAAGTCGTGTCTGTTTCTTCTGATGAAATAATGATTTATTCCCAAAGTAAGAAAATAGAAGTATATGAATTGAAAAAATATCTGCGCTCCAATCAGGACACGTGCATAAACCAAAAACCTTTGATAACTTTGGGCGATATTGTTAAAAAGGGACAGATAATAGCAGATGGTCCGGCGACAAGCGATGGGCAGTTGTCTCTGGGACAGAATATTCTGGTTGCTTATATGCCATGGGATGGATATAATTTTGAAGATGCAATGTTGCTGTCGGAGAAATTAATACAAGATGATAAATTTACTTCGATTCATATCAGAGAGTTTAAGACTGAAGCAAGAGAGACAAAAGAACGTCCTGAAGAAATAACGAAAGATATTCCAAATGTTGGTGCGGAAGATCTTTTGGATCTTGATGAATACGGAATAATTAAAGTTGGGTCGATGGTTCAAAGAGGTGATATACTTGTTGGAAAAACGGCGCCTAAAGGTGAACAGCAGATGACTCCCGAAGAGAGACTGCTTAGAGTGCTGTTCGGCAAAAAAGCAGAAGATGTGCAGGATGTATCGCTTAGAGTGCCGCCGGGAATATCGGGTAAAGTTATAGGTGTAAGAGTTTTCATAAGACTTGAAAAAATTACAGACAAAGAAAAGAAGAAAAAACAGAAAGAAATGTACAGTGTTTATGAAGCGGCAAAAGCAAAACTTTGTAAAGATAAAAAAGAACAACTTGAAATTGCAAAGAAATCTGAAACTGCAAAGATAGAAGCTATTTATGCGACAAAAGAAGAAATTTTAAGACAGAATTATGAATCTGAAAAAGAAAAATTAAAAAAAGGCGATGATCTGCCGGTTTCGGTAAATAAGACGGTAAAAGTTTATATTGCGGCAAAACTTAAAGTTCAGGTGGGCGATAAACTTGCGGGAAGACACGGAAATAAAGGTGTTGTTGCAAGAATACTTCCCGTCGAAGATATGCCGCATCTTCCAGATGGAACGCCGGTTGACTGCGTTCTTTCGCCGCTTGCAATTCCTTCGCGTATGAATGTGGGACAGCTTCTCGAAATTATGCTGGGATGGTCCGGAAAAGAGCTTGGAGTGCAGATGATAACACCCGTATTTGACGGTGCGAGCGAGGAACAGATAAAAGATTATGTAGAAAAGGCTAAAGCTAAAATATTGGATAAAAAGAAAAAACTGCTGATTGATCACGGGTTAGAAGGTGTAGAACTTGAAGAATCTTTGAGTAAGTTTGCCGATGAAAGTCTGCCGACGAGCGACTGTAAAATTAAGCTTTATGATGGAAGAACCGGCGAGCCGTTTATGGAAAAAGTAACGATAGGTGTTATGTACGTTATGAAGCTCAATCATCTTGTGGAAGATAAGATGCATGCAAGATCTACCGGTCCTTACTCTCTTATTACTCGGCAGCCTCTGGGCGGAAAAGCACAGTTTGGTGGACAGAGGTTTGGAGAAATGGAAGTATGGGCTATAGAAGGTTACGGTGCAGCTCATATACTGCAGGAATTTTTAACCGTAAAGTCTGATGATGTTGAAGGAAGAGTGAAAATGTATGACTCAATCATAAAAGGCGAGTCGATATCCAAACCCGGCGTTCCTGAATCGTTTAAAGTTTTGGTAAGTGAGCTTAAGTCTTTAGCCCTTAACGTTGAGCTTTTCAACGGCAAACGCCAGAAGGATAACCATGAGAAAATGAAAGGTGTCGATAAAAAATAA
- the rpsL gene encoding 30S ribosomal protein S12 codes for MPTINQLITNGRKGIIKKTKSPALKNCPQRRGVCTRVYTVTPRKPNSALRKVARVRLTSGYEISSYIPGEGHNLQEHSLVLIRGGRIRDLPGVRYHIIRGTLDTAGVDGRKQGRSKYGAKKAKVAKTASAK; via the coding sequence ATGCCAACAATTAATCAATTGATAACGAATGGAAGAAAAGGCATAATAAAAAAAACAAAATCGCCGGCGCTTAAGAATTGTCCGCAGAGAAGAGGCGTCTGCACAAGAGTTTATACGGTGACTCCTAGAAAACCTAATTCTGCTTTGAGAAAAGTTGCAAGAGTAAGACTTACGTCGGGGTATGAGATTTCTTCATATATACCGGGAGAGGGACATAATCTTCAGGAACATTCTCTTGTGCTTATCCGTGGCGGACGTATAAGAGATCTGCCGGGTGTACGTTATCATATTATAAGAGGAACTTTAGATACAGCCGGGGTTGACGGACGCAAACAGGGAAGGAGCAAGTACGGGGCTAAAAAGGCTAAAGTGGCTAAAACAGCTTCAGCGAAGTAA
- the rpsG gene encoding 30S ribosomal protein S7, with translation MPRKALKPKEKRGLPEPDSKFGSVQIARFISKLNFEGKKSIAESIMYGSFDIIKERTGEDPVSVFNRALENIRPLLEVRPRRVGGATYQVPMEVPVIRSTTLAINWLIGIARSKTGKPMREKLAQEIIDASKKEGAAVKKREDTHKMAEANKAFAHYRW, from the coding sequence ATGCCACGCAAAGCGTTAAAACCGAAAGAAAAAAGAGGTCTGCCGGAACCGGATTCAAAGTTTGGTTCGGTGCAGATAGCCAGATTTATAAGTAAACTCAATTTTGAAGGTAAAAAAAGTATAGCAGAATCAATTATGTATGGTTCTTTTGATATAATAAAAGAAAGAACGGGTGAAGATCCCGTTTCGGTTTTTAACAGAGCTTTAGAGAATATAAGACCGCTCCTTGAAGTAAGACCGCGCAGAGTCGGCGGAGCTACATATCAGGTTCCTATGGAAGTTCCCGTAATTCGCTCTACAACTCTTGCTATTAACTGGCTTATAGGGATTGCAAGAAGTAAAACCGGAAAACCGATGAGAGAAAAACTTGCTCAGGAAATTATTGACGCCAGCAAGAAAGAAGGTGCTGCGGTAAAAAAGAGAGAAGATACGCACAAAATGGCGGAAGCGAATAAGGCGTTTGCACACTACCGCTGGTAA
- the fusA gene encoding elongation factor G, whose protein sequence is MAREYPLNKVRNFGIAAHIDAGKTTTTERILYYTGRTHKIGEVHEGAATMDWMEQEKERGITITSAATYCRWQDMQFNIIDTPGHVDFTAEVERSLRVLDGAVVVFDSGNGVEPQSETVWRQADKYGVPRIVFSNKMDKVGADFFMVVNDIEEKLGAKPIPVQIPIGAESSFQGIVDLVTMKAHIWSGEELGAKFDITDVPKELEEKAHAARSEMIELIADYSDDIMNNFMEGKESTAVQIKQAIRNATLQIKLIPVLCGTAFKNKGVQPMLDAVCDYLPSPLDRKAFKGINPVTSETDSREVDDKAPFSALAFKIQADPYIGKLTYLRVYSGTLESGSYVYNPIKDAKERISRIVRMHSNNREEVKSVNTGDIAAAVGLKNTGTGDTLCDEEKPILLESMDFPVPVIDVAIEPKSKADEEKLGIALNRLSEEDPTFRVRTNEETNQTIIAGMGELHLEILVDRMKREFNVQANVGRPQVAYRETIRKVQEAESKYIRQTGGRGQYGHVVLTVEPQDPGKGYEFVNKIVGGVIPREYIPAIDKGIKEAMTSGTLAGYPVVDVKVVVIDGSFHEVDSSEMAFKIAGSMAFKDACRKASPVILEPIMKTEVIVPEEYMGDVIGDLNSRRGKIVSMESKNKVQQHIKANVPLAEMFGYSTTLRSLTQGRGNYSMEPSHYEEIPSQIADKILERTTRG, encoded by the coding sequence ATGGCTAGGGAATATCCGTTAAATAAAGTTAGAAATTTTGGAATTGCGGCTCATATTGATGCTGGTAAGACGACGACGACGGAAAGAATTTTGTACTATACGGGAAGAACGCATAAAATTGGCGAGGTTCATGAAGGCGCTGCCACTATGGACTGGATGGAACAGGAAAAAGAAAGAGGTATCACAATCACTTCTGCCGCTACATACTGTAGATGGCAGGATATGCAGTTCAATATTATCGATACACCTGGGCATGTTGATTTTACCGCGGAAGTTGAAAGATCTTTAAGGGTTTTGGACGGAGCGGTTGTTGTGTTTGATTCAGGAAACGGAGTTGAACCGCAGTCTGAAACTGTCTGGAGACAAGCTGATAAATACGGCGTTCCGAGAATTGTTTTCTCAAATAAAATGGATAAAGTAGGTGCGGATTTTTTTATGGTTGTAAACGATATAGAAGAAAAGCTTGGGGCGAAGCCTATTCCTGTTCAGATTCCTATAGGTGCGGAATCGAGTTTTCAGGGTATAGTTGATTTAGTGACTATGAAAGCTCATATATGGTCGGGCGAAGAACTTGGTGCAAAATTTGACATAACGGACGTTCCAAAAGAACTGGAAGAAAAGGCTCATGCTGCGCGTAGCGAGATGATAGAGCTTATCGCGGATTACAGCGACGATATAATGAATAATTTTATGGAAGGAAAAGAATCTACGGCAGTTCAGATAAAACAGGCAATTAGAAATGCGACTCTTCAAATAAAATTAATTCCGGTGCTTTGCGGGACGGCTTTTAAGAATAAAGGCGTGCAGCCTATGCTTGATGCAGTTTGCGATTACCTGCCTTCGCCGCTTGACCGAAAAGCATTTAAGGGAATAAATCCGGTGACCAGTGAAACAGACAGTAGAGAAGTTGACGACAAAGCACCTTTCAGCGCGCTTGCGTTTAAAATTCAGGCGGATCCTTATATAGGAAAACTTACGTATCTTAGAGTGTATTCCGGAACTTTGGAAAGCGGTTCGTACGTTTACAATCCCATAAAAGATGCAAAAGAGAGAATTTCGCGAATAGTCCGTATGCATTCAAACAACAGAGAGGAAGTAAAATCGGTTAATACGGGGGATATTGCAGCAGCTGTAGGTTTAAAAAATACGGGCACCGGAGATACTCTGTGCGATGAGGAAAAACCGATACTGCTAGAATCTATGGATTTCCCGGTTCCGGTTATCGATGTCGCAATTGAACCAAAATCTAAAGCCGATGAAGAAAAACTTGGCATAGCTTTAAACAGGCTCTCTGAAGAAGATCCTACTTTCAGAGTGAGAACGAACGAGGAAACTAATCAAACGATTATAGCGGGAATGGGAGAACTTCATCTTGAAATTCTCGTTGACAGAATGAAAAGAGAATTTAATGTGCAGGCAAATGTGGGAAGACCGCAGGTTGCCTACAGAGAGACAATAAGAAAAGTGCAAGAAGCCGAATCAAAGTATATAAGGCAGACCGGAGGACGCGGACAGTATGGACACGTTGTTCTAACTGTTGAGCCGCAGGATCCCGGCAAAGGTTATGAGTTTGTAAATAAAATCGTAGGTGGAGTAATACCGAGAGAATATATACCGGCGATAGACAAAGGCATTAAAGAAGCGATGACTTCGGGAACTTTGGCGGGATACCCCGTAGTGGATGTAAAAGTGGTTGTTATCGATGGTTCGTTCCACGAAGTTGATTCGTCAGAAATGGCATTTAAAATTGCGGGTTCTATGGCTTTTAAAGACGCCTGCAGGAAAGCAAGTCCCGTTATTTTAGAACCTATAATGAAAACCGAAGTGATTGTCCCGGAAGAATATATGGGCGACGTAATAGGTGATTTGAACTCAAGGCGCGGCAAAATTGTCAGTATGGAATCAAAAAATAAGGTGCAGCAGCATATCAAAGCGAACGTACCTCTCGCGGAGATGTTCGGATATTCAACTACGCTACGTTCTCTTACTCAGGGTAGGGGAAATTACAGTATGGAACCTTCGCATTATGAAGAAATTCCAAGTCAGATTGCTGATAAAATATTAGAAAGAACGACTAGAGGATAA
- the tuf gene encoding elongation factor Tu: protein MGKEKFERSKPHVNIGTIGHVDHGKTTLTAAITKVLGDKGLAKYISYDEVARASESQGRRDASKIVTIAVSHVEYSTVNRHYAHIDCPGHADYVKNMITGAAQMDGAILVVSALDGPMPQTREHILLARQVNVPAVVVFLNKCDAVEDKELLDLVEMEVRDLLTKYNFPGESTPIIRGSALGALEGKQDGVDSIMSLMEAVDNTIPLPARDVDKPFLMSVEDVFSITGRGTVATGRVEKGRVRVGENVDIVGIQETRKSVVTGIEMFRKLLDEAQAGDNIGMLLRGIEKNQVERGQVIAYPGSIKPHKKFRGQVYVLTKEEGGRHTPFFNGYRPQFYFRTTDVTGIAHLPEGVEMVIPGDNVTMDIELIMPVAMETQLRFAIREGGKTVGSGVVTEIVE from the coding sequence ATGGGAAAAGAGAAATTTGAGAGGAGTAAACCGCACGTAAATATAGGGACAATAGGGCATGTAGATCACGGTAAGACGACGTTAACGGCGGCGATAACGAAAGTATTGGGTGATAAAGGGTTAGCGAAGTACATTAGTTATGATGAGGTGGCGAGGGCGTCAGAATCGCAAGGGAGAAGAGATGCGTCAAAGATAGTGACAATAGCGGTGAGTCACGTGGAATATTCAACGGTGAATAGGCATTATGCACATATAGATTGTCCTGGTCATGCTGATTATGTAAAGAACATGATAACGGGAGCGGCGCAGATGGATGGTGCGATACTGGTGGTGAGTGCGCTTGATGGTCCGATGCCGCAGACGAGGGAGCATATATTGCTTGCAAGGCAGGTGAATGTGCCGGCAGTGGTAGTATTTCTGAATAAATGTGATGCGGTGGAGGATAAGGAGTTGTTGGATTTAGTGGAGATGGAGGTTAGGGATTTGCTGACGAAGTATAATTTTCCTGGGGAGAGCACGCCGATAATAAGAGGGAGTGCATTAGGTGCGTTGGAAGGGAAGCAGGATGGAGTGGATTCGATAATGAGTTTGATGGAAGCGGTAGATAATACGATACCGTTGCCTGCGAGGGATGTTGACAAGCCATTTCTGATGAGTGTTGAGGATGTATTTTCGATAACAGGGCGAGGGACGGTAGCGACGGGGAGAGTAGAAAAAGGGAGAGTGAGAGTAGGAGAGAATGTGGATATAGTGGGGATACAGGAGACGAGGAAATCGGTGGTGACGGGTATAGAGATGTTCAGAAAGCTGCTTGATGAAGCGCAGGCAGGGGATAATATAGGGATGCTGTTGAGAGGGATAGAGAAGAATCAGGTGGAGAGAGGACAGGTAATAGCGTATCCGGGTTCAATAAAGCCGCATAAGAAGTTTAGAGGACAGGTATATGTGCTGACTAAAGAAGAAGGAGGGAGACATACGCCGTTTTTCAATGGGTATCGTCCGCAGTTTTATTTTAGGACGACGGATGTGACGGGAATAGCGCATTTGCCTGAAGGTGTGGAGATGGTGATACCTGGGGACAATGTGACGATGGATATAGAGTTGATAATGCCTGTGGCGATGGAGACGCAGTTAAGGTTTGCGATAAGGGAAGGTGGGAAGACGGTAGGTTCTGGGGTTGTTACCGAGATAGTTGAATAG
- the rpsJ gene encoding 30S ribosomal protein S10, whose protein sequence is MVNEKAVPTQRLRIKLRSYDHKILDDSLAKIVETARRTGAAVTGPVLLPTNIKKYTVNRSVHTDKKSREQFEMRIHKRLVDICEPSSKTVDELMKLDLPAGVDIEIKV, encoded by the coding sequence ATGGTAAATGAAAAAGCAGTCCCGACTCAACGTTTGAGAATTAAGTTGCGGTCGTATGATCATAAAATATTAGATGATTCTCTTGCAAAAATTGTAGAAACGGCAAGGCGTACTGGTGCGGCTGTAACAGGACCTGTGCTTTTGCCTACTAACATAAAGAAATATACAGTTAATAGGTCCGTTCATACTGATAAAAAGTCGCGTGAGCAGTTTGAAATGAGAATTCACAAAAGATTAGTCGATATTTGTGAACCTTCTTCAAAGACTGTGGATGAACTTATGAAACTTGATTTGCCAGCGGGCGTTGATATTGAAATCAAAGTGTAG